In Pseudovibrio brasiliensis, the following are encoded in one genomic region:
- a CDS encoding glycoside hydrolase family 108 protein yields MKDTFQLIIEDLLNIEGGFAHRSRKADPGGPTNYGITQGTLAAWRERHVTVEEVQNLTLEEALQIYRAQYWDAVKGDDLPRGLDFVLFDFAVNSGPARAVKILQKILKVKVDGVIGLKTLRAVKAQNVTFLINEVSARRLEFMKRLRNWPYNKNGWSHRVRHVQQRSLELANNAILKPAPKPNLEPHANEEGARAIEEETSVLSAWLTPDGITKGAMAASGFSGILAGSGPVQWGFAIALVVSVCVGGWLLIKKERAT; encoded by the coding sequence ATGAAAGACACGTTTCAACTGATCATTGAAGACCTGCTTAATATTGAAGGCGGGTTTGCACATCGTTCGCGCAAAGCAGATCCGGGCGGGCCTACAAACTACGGTATCACGCAGGGAACTTTAGCGGCATGGCGCGAACGCCATGTGACCGTGGAAGAGGTTCAAAATCTTACTCTGGAAGAGGCTCTACAGATTTACCGTGCGCAATACTGGGATGCTGTAAAGGGTGATGACCTGCCGCGTGGTCTGGATTTTGTGCTGTTTGACTTTGCCGTTAATTCCGGCCCGGCAAGAGCTGTAAAGATCCTGCAGAAGATCCTCAAAGTTAAAGTGGACGGGGTGATAGGGCTGAAAACGCTGAGAGCTGTGAAGGCTCAGAATGTAACTTTCCTGATTAATGAGGTTTCCGCCCGCCGGTTGGAGTTCATGAAGCGGCTGAGAAACTGGCCTTACAACAAAAACGGGTGGTCGCATCGTGTGCGCCATGTGCAACAGCGATCCCTAGAGCTGGCCAACAACGCCATTTTGAAACCTGCACCAAAGCCAAATCTGGAACCGCACGCGAACGAAGAGGGCGCAAGAGCCATTGAAGAAGAAACCAGCGTACTCAGCGCATGGCTGACCCCGGATGGGATTACCAAGGGGGCAATGGCTGCTTCTGGCTTCTCTGGCATTCTGGCAGGTTCCGGGCCTGTGCAATGGGGCTTTGCAATCGCTCTGGTGGTCAGTGTGTGCGTTGGCGGCTGGCTGCTGATCAAGAAAGAACGGGCAACCTGA
- a CDS encoding ACT domain-containing protein: MAERGGTDLQELLASMEASLSEESFVFCTFPNGSIEALAEHSPLGLFWEQEGLTAILSIENAGKAGVETEPCFRRISLAVHSSLEAVGLTAALSKALAEAGISANVVAAFYHDHIFVPEEKAEAAMTALEELSRSAKAGLG; this comes from the coding sequence ATGGCAGAGCGTGGCGGAACGGACTTGCAGGAACTGCTGGCGTCCATGGAGGCTTCTCTTTCCGAAGAAAGCTTTGTGTTTTGCACCTTTCCCAATGGCAGTATTGAGGCCTTGGCAGAACATTCACCACTTGGGCTGTTCTGGGAGCAGGAAGGCCTGACGGCGATCCTTTCCATCGAGAATGCAGGCAAAGCAGGCGTTGAAACCGAACCCTGCTTCCGCCGAATCTCCTTAGCCGTTCACAGCTCCCTGGAAGCGGTCGGCCTCACCGCTGCCCTCTCCAAAGCCCTCGCTGAAGCCGGTATCTCCGCCAACGTCGTCGCCGCCTTTTACCACGACCACATCTTCGTGCCAGAAGAAAAGGCAGAAGCTGCCATGACCGCGC
- a CDS encoding VOC family protein, whose protein sequence is MDAPGINGIVETAVYVDNFAESHQFYGDLLGLNRVVEGERMHGYDAGPNQMLLVFRRDVCGDDVDSPFGMVPGHSTSGPSHFAFAISRSSLIEWREYLEDKKIPISSEVRWPQGGVSLFFHDPFGNVVELATPGLWPNYQD, encoded by the coding sequence ATGGATGCACCGGGTATCAATGGAATTGTCGAAACCGCTGTTTATGTTGATAATTTTGCCGAGTCGCATCAGTTTTACGGCGACCTTTTAGGGCTGAACCGTGTTGTTGAAGGGGAGCGCATGCATGGCTATGACGCAGGCCCCAACCAGATGCTTCTGGTTTTCCGACGCGATGTGTGTGGTGATGATGTAGACAGCCCTTTTGGCATGGTTCCCGGGCACAGCACGAGTGGTCCTTCCCATTTCGCCTTCGCAATTTCCCGCAGTTCTCTGATTGAGTGGCGGGAGTATCTGGAAGACAAAAAGATCCCGATCAGCAGTGAAGTTCGCTGGCCGCAGGGTGGGGTGAGCTTGTTCTTCCATGACCCCTTTGGCAATGTGGTGGAGCTGGCCACACCGGGTCTTTGGCCTAACTATCAGGATTAG
- a CDS encoding DUF2793 domain-containing protein has translation MSTTAHLNLPVIAAAQSQKHVTHNEALALLDVVVQLSVISNSVTNPPADPAEGARYIVPAGAAGDFAGHENKIAAFTAGAWEFLEPGTGWAAWIESAETMQVFSGGAWGSFSSVAGLGTDPDTGGLAFQQEKTVLSEADSKAQSQFVTVDEELSLAGGSVDSSVLIPNRAIVFCVSTRTVEAVTGAASYDCGLAGEQSKFGGSLGAAEGSNNAGVIGPQAFYSDTAVRLTANGGDFSGGKVRIALHYFLPVVPQS, from the coding sequence ATGAGCACAACGGCACACTTGAACCTGCCGGTGATTGCGGCTGCGCAATCGCAAAAGCATGTGACCCATAATGAGGCGTTAGCCTTGCTTGATGTGGTGGTGCAGCTTTCGGTTATCTCAAACAGCGTAACCAATCCGCCCGCAGATCCTGCAGAGGGGGCGCGGTATATCGTGCCCGCCGGGGCTGCCGGTGACTTTGCCGGGCATGAAAACAAGATCGCGGCCTTTACTGCTGGGGCTTGGGAGTTTCTTGAACCAGGCACCGGGTGGGCTGCTTGGATTGAAAGCGCGGAAACCATGCAGGTTTTTTCTGGTGGGGCATGGGGCAGCTTTTCCTCTGTTGCCGGGCTGGGCACAGATCCGGACACGGGCGGCCTTGCCTTCCAGCAAGAGAAAACTGTTTTGAGTGAAGCGGACAGTAAGGCGCAAAGCCAGTTTGTAACCGTAGATGAAGAGCTGAGCCTTGCCGGTGGTAGCGTTGACAGCTCAGTTTTGATCCCTAACCGGGCAATCGTGTTTTGTGTGTCCACGCGCACGGTGGAGGCTGTGACAGGGGCAGCCTCTTATGATTGTGGCCTAGCTGGTGAGCAATCCAAGTTTGGCGGATCGCTTGGAGCTGCAGAAGGCTCAAACAATGCGGGGGTGATCGGGCCTCAGGCATTTTACAGCGACACAGCGGTGAGACTGACAGCCAACGGCGGCGACTTCAGCGGGGGCAAAGTGCGTATTGCCCTGCATTACTTCTTACCGGTTGTTCCGCAAAGCTAG
- a CDS encoding helix-turn-helix domain-containing protein, translated as MNVHSFTTDTRRPMLPPMAKKGNQGMNPNEFKAAREKLDLSAAELGRILNTDPRTVRRWEDASGTRPPNPIACRVLEWMLEGFRPPEFPEKPAN; from the coding sequence ATGAACGTCCATAGCTTTACCACCGACACCCGCCGCCCTATGCTGCCACCAATGGCAAAAAAGGGAAATCAAGGCATGAATCCTAACGAGTTTAAAGCAGCACGGGAAAAGCTTGATCTTTCTGCGGCTGAGTTAGGGCGCATCCTAAACACCGATCCACGCACGGTGCGCAGATGGGAGGATGCAAGCGGCACACGCCCACCTAACCCTATTGCCTGTCGTGTTTTGGAATGGATGCTTGAGGGATTCCGGCCGCCTGAGTTTCCTGAGAAACCCGCAAATTGA
- the mgtE gene encoding magnesium transporter, translating to MTQSENPGALHAAPPPPHVRDASGHLDTDFVTRVEEALDTRDAAVVRELAGNLHEADMGDLLEMLRDDDRVLLIQLLGEEFDFAALTETEEPVRAQVLDALPDGDVVEGIGELESDDAVYLLEDMEQEEQEKILAQLPNVDQVQIKRALEFPEDSAGRIVQTDFIAVPPFWTVGQVIDHLRSSKDLPDSFYELYVVDPGFRLLGAVALDRLLRTKRSKKISKIMEETRHSVLVTDDQEDVARLFERYNLVSVAVTDTSERLVGIVTVDDIVDVIQEEAEEDMLAMAGVGDEEISDSVLEIAKSRISWLSVNVFTAIFAAFVISIFSATIEQMVALAVLMPIVASMGGNSGTQTMAVTVRAIATQELNRRNILRVLRRELLVGIINGVGLGVLIGAIAGGWFLNPELGVVIGSAVLINSICAGLFGLLVPMGLEKIGVDPAIASSVFVTTITDVVGFFTFLFLAAWWFGLPF from the coding sequence GTGACCCAATCGGAAAATCCCGGTGCGCTTCATGCTGCGCCCCCTCCACCACATGTTCGAGATGCCAGCGGACACCTTGATACTGATTTTGTGACGCGCGTTGAAGAGGCTCTGGATACGCGTGATGCTGCTGTTGTGCGCGAGTTGGCGGGTAATCTGCATGAAGCAGATATGGGTGACCTGCTGGAGATGCTGCGCGATGATGATCGTGTTCTTCTTATTCAGCTGCTGGGTGAAGAGTTTGACTTTGCCGCTTTGACCGAGACCGAAGAGCCTGTGCGTGCGCAGGTTCTGGATGCATTGCCGGATGGGGATGTTGTTGAGGGGATTGGCGAGCTTGAGTCCGATGATGCGGTTTATCTGCTTGAGGACATGGAGCAGGAAGAGCAGGAGAAGATCCTTGCTCAGCTGCCCAATGTGGATCAGGTTCAGATTAAGCGTGCGCTTGAGTTTCCTGAGGATTCTGCTGGCCGAATTGTCCAGACAGATTTTATTGCGGTGCCGCCGTTCTGGACAGTGGGGCAGGTGATTGACCATCTGCGCAGCTCCAAAGATCTGCCTGACAGCTTCTATGAGCTTTATGTGGTTGATCCGGGGTTCCGCCTGCTGGGTGCTGTTGCTCTGGACCGGTTGCTGCGCACCAAGCGCTCCAAGAAGATCTCCAAGATCATGGAGGAGACGCGCCATTCAGTTCTGGTGACTGATGATCAGGAAGATGTGGCGCGCTTGTTTGAACGCTATAACCTGGTTTCTGTTGCTGTGACCGACACCTCCGAGCGGTTGGTTGGTATCGTGACGGTTGATGACATTGTTGACGTCATTCAGGAAGAGGCTGAGGAAGACATGCTGGCGATGGCTGGTGTGGGTGATGAGGAGATCTCTGACAGTGTGCTGGAGATTGCCAAGTCTCGCATTTCCTGGCTCTCGGTGAATGTGTTCACCGCCATTTTTGCTGCGTTTGTTATCTCCATTTTCTCGGCCACAATTGAGCAGATGGTGGCGCTGGCTGTGTTGATGCCAATTGTGGCGTCTATGGGAGGGAACTCCGGTACGCAGACCATGGCGGTTACCGTGCGCGCGATTGCCACTCAAGAGCTGAACAGGCGAAACATTCTCAGAGTTTTGCGACGCGAGTTGTTGGTGGGCATCATCAACGGTGTGGGTCTTGGAGTACTGATTGGTGCTATTGCGGGGGGCTGGTTCCTCAACCCAGAACTTGGGGTGGTTATTGGCAGTGCAGTTCTGATTAACTCTATCTGTGCTGGTTTGTTTGGATTGCTGGTTCCAATGGGCTTAGAGAAAATTGGAGTGGATCCTGCCATTGCTTCTTCAGTTTTTGTGACCACCATTACGGACGTTGTTGGCTTCTTTACATTTTTGTTCCTGGCTGCATGGTGGTTCGGTCTGCCGTTTTAG